One genomic window of Trachemys scripta elegans isolate TJP31775 chromosome 15, CAS_Tse_1.0, whole genome shotgun sequence includes the following:
- the P2RX2 gene encoding P2X purinoceptor 2 has translation MEEPPARRPGAVGCWRCFWEFWNYETPKVLVVKNRNLGIMYRGVQLLILLYFIWYVFIIQKGYQESETGPESSVLTKVKGITRSPSKVWDVEEYVKPAEGGSVFSILTRVEVTRSQTLETCPESLEVPHATCSSDSDCVAGEMEMLGNGERTGRCVPYYSGPGKTCEVTAWCPVEDGGTVSESLGKMAAQFTILIKNNIHFPRFGFSKGNVKGDKNGYLKGCTFNETTDLYCPIFRLGSIVEQAGENFTALAEQGGVIGVIINWNCNLDLPDSACNPSYSFRRLDPKRIQVSSGYNYRFAKYYNCNGTNTRSLIKAYGIRIDVIVHGQAGKFSLIPTIINLATALTSVGVGSFLCDWILLTFLNKNDVYSTRKFDQDRTPAPGGIGNTCTTQASSPAHPKGSGQL, from the exons atgGAGGAGCCCCCGGCGAGGCGGCCCGGGGCCGTGGGCTGCTGGCGATGCTTCTGGGAGTTCTGGAACTACGAGACCCCCAAAGTCCTCGTGGTGAAGAACCGCAACCTCGGCATCATGTACAGAGGGGTGCAGCTGCTCATCCTGCTCTACTTCATCTG gtacgTGTTCATCATCCAGAAGGGCTACCAGGAGAGCGAGACAGGCCCCGAGAGCTCCGTGCTCACCAAGGTGAAGGGCATCACCCGCTCACCCAGCAAGGTCTGGGACGTGGAGGAGTACGTCAAACCTGCCGAG GGCGGCAGCGTGTTCAGCATCCTCACCCGGGTGGAAGTCACCCGCTCCCAGACGCTGGAGACCTGCCCGGAG AGCCTGGAGGTCCCTCACGCCACCTGCAGCTCCGACAGCGACTGTGTGGCTGGGGAGATGGAGATGCTGGGGAACG GAGAGAGGACGGGGCGCTGTGTCCCCTATTACAGCGGGCCGGGGAAGACCTGTGAGGTCACCGCCTGGTGTCCAGTGGAAGACGGAGGAACGGTCAG CGAGTCCCTGGGGAAGATGGCCGCGCAGTTCACCATCCTGATCAAGAACAACATCCACTTCCCTCGCTTCGGATTCTCCAA AGGGAACGTGAAGGGCGATAAGAACGGCTACCTCAAAGGCTGCACCTTCAACGAGACCACGGACCTGTACTGCCCCATCTTCCGCCTGGGCTCCATTGTGGAGCAGGCAGGAGAGAACTTCACCGCGCTGGCCGAACAG GGCGGCGTTATCGGGGTGATCATAAACTGGAACTGTAACCTGGACCTGCCCGACTCCGCGTGCAATCCCAGCTATTCCTTCCGCAGGCTGGATCCCAAGAGGATTCAGGTGTCTTCTGGCTACAACTACAG GTTTGCCAAATATTACAACTGCAACGGGACGAACACGCGGAGCCTGATCAAGGCCTATGGGATCCGCATTGACGTTATTGTGCATGGCCAG GCAGGGAAGTTCAGCCTGATCCCCACCATCATTAACCTGGCCACGGCGCTGACCTCGGTGGGAGTG GGCTCCTTCCTCTGCGACTGGATCTTACTGACCTTCCTGAACAAGAACGATGTGTACAGCACCCGGAAATTCGATCAG GACAGGACCCCGGCGCCAGGCGGCATTGGTAACACCTGCACCACCCAGGCCTCGTCGCCGGCCCACCCCAAGGGCTCCGGCCAGCTCTGA